Proteins found in one Paenibacillus sp. FSL R10-2782 genomic segment:
- a CDS encoding AI-2E family transporter encodes MLPLYKKYWRTVFDIGLIVLTVYLIMFVSSKLYQLAAPVFLSFVVFWCIEPVARYFHRKGMKKPFASALSVLLFIILLLAIFFGLGLILVTQFTKVAQNLPQYTQIIQTEFTRYLHLSQDKIAALPPGITERVNDYFETATAIATKWAQLGLSFFIQFLSSFTVFMGNFAVAIILAFFLSMEINLWKGIARSKTPKTLKTAYLFLKNHVLKAISAFLKAQAMLVSITFVLVFIGLLILQVDNALSLALVAALFDILPLLGVPVIFIPWAVYLFITGNTSLAIGLLIVMAVTVIVRQLAEPKITGHSIGVSSAYLMLSFAIISLSIFGLAGLILSPILIILLKELWQQGYLQQWIRFPTEEFEEPPFIVKIQEEDRVAPRGTEEN; translated from the coding sequence ATGCTTCCATTGTACAAAAAATATTGGCGAACCGTTTTTGATATCGGCCTGATTGTATTAACCGTGTATTTAATTATGTTCGTATCCAGTAAGCTGTATCAGCTCGCGGCCCCTGTGTTCCTGTCGTTCGTTGTGTTTTGGTGCATTGAACCTGTGGCCCGTTATTTCCACCGGAAAGGTATGAAGAAGCCCTTCGCTTCCGCACTCTCTGTTTTGCTGTTTATCATCCTTTTACTCGCTATTTTTTTTGGATTAGGTCTGATTCTGGTTACACAATTTACGAAAGTGGCGCAAAATCTCCCACAGTATACCCAGATTATCCAAACGGAATTCACACGGTATCTTCATCTTTCCCAAGATAAAATTGCCGCTTTGCCGCCGGGGATTACCGAACGTGTTAACGATTATTTTGAAACTGCGACTGCTATTGCCACCAAATGGGCGCAGCTGGGGCTCTCCTTTTTCATACAGTTTCTCAGCTCCTTCACAGTCTTTATGGGCAACTTTGCAGTTGCCATTATTTTAGCTTTCTTTTTAAGTATGGAGATTAATCTTTGGAAAGGCATTGCCCGTAGTAAAACACCCAAGACGCTTAAAACCGCTTATCTTTTTCTTAAAAATCATGTACTCAAAGCAATTTCGGCCTTTTTAAAGGCACAAGCCATGCTGGTAAGCATCACCTTTGTTCTCGTATTTATAGGTTTACTCATTTTGCAGGTGGATAATGCTCTGTCGTTGGCTCTTGTGGCGGCATTGTTCGATATTTTACCCTTACTGGGTGTACCTGTTATTTTTATTCCGTGGGCAGTCTATTTGTTCATCACAGGCAACACCAGCCTGGCTATAGGGCTGCTCATTGTCATGGCTGTTACGGTAATCGTTCGCCAACTGGCAGAGCCTAAAATCACAGGTCATTCCATCGGTGTTTCATCCGCTTATCTAATGCTTTCCTTTGCCATCATATCACTGTCGATCTTCGGATTGGCCGGGCTGATCCTGTCTCCAATCCTGATCATTTTACTGAAGGAATTATGGCAGCAAGGCTATTTACAGCAATGGATTCGATTTCCGACAGAAGAATTCGAGGAGCCTCCCTTTATCGTCAAAATTCAGGAGGAAGATCGTGTAGCTCCTCGTGGAACCGAGGAAAATTGA
- a CDS encoding penicillin-binding transpeptidase domain-containing protein codes for MHVPRRGSSFIRKRRIAYTAVGITALLLILLLRLAWIQGTAGIQMSAYGGHSLKEMSVRQRQEGIAIDSGRGQFTDRYGRPLTGGVVWTPVLFPDVDGKTAGHGEQLAKLLRTNKKELLAQWKELQSPLLWRDGHGQPLHIKPDEADQLLSLAPSLVELVPYSTRYNNVPNGKQWLGFLYERPDRPGQLPIGAAGLERTLEPLLSGVGETFVSRFVDAQRRPLAHLPLRVSAPSNGHYPLQVQTTIDLPLQQQLEKLTETNHLTEGAVVVLDAGNADVLAMVSRPFYNPGRVDPHQTTGWSNRALKAVTPGSIFKLVTAAAALESGVVQPKEQFHCHGTYGKYGLACWKKEGHGTLNLEEGLAVSCNIVFAHLGERLSPAQIQATASALGLSRTVGWQEQNIAGIAQFSPLDHEEKGAVFGSHTDAANPGVRVQTAIGQRDVLVTPLQAANLIVTLLHDGQVHAPRLVKHIGYADGGTLLDLPAHASPSPEGSRPVHASTARALREAMEKVVAHGTGTSLRGKSWHLAGKSGTAQALKDGQPVNHQWFIGYGPVEHPRYAVAVLVQNAPQHSANQATTLFGQVMDLLAQFSSVPRGATRSSS; via the coding sequence ATGCATGTGCCGAGGCGTGGCAGTAGTTTCATTCGTAAACGTCGAATTGCATATACGGCTGTGGGCATTACGGCTTTGCTACTCATTTTGCTGTTGCGGCTGGCCTGGATACAGGGGACGGCGGGTATCCAAATGTCTGCTTACGGGGGGCATTCGCTCAAGGAAATGTCTGTGCGCCAGCGGCAGGAGGGCATTGCAATCGACTCGGGGCGGGGACAATTTACGGATCGGTACGGACGACCGTTAACTGGGGGCGTGGTATGGACGCCAGTGCTTTTTCCTGATGTAGACGGTAAAACAGCCGGGCATGGAGAACAGCTTGCCAAGCTGCTGCGGACAAATAAGAAGGAGCTACTGGCTCAATGGAAGGAGCTGCAATCCCCGCTGTTATGGCGAGACGGACACGGACAACCCCTGCATATCAAGCCGGATGAAGCGGATCAACTGCTTAGCCTCGCACCTTCTCTGGTAGAGCTTGTACCGTATTCGACACGCTACAACAATGTACCCAATGGCAAGCAGTGGCTTGGATTTCTGTACGAACGACCAGATCGACCGGGGCAATTGCCAATCGGGGCAGCCGGGCTGGAAAGAACGCTGGAGCCACTCCTGAGTGGTGTGGGTGAAACCTTCGTTTCCCGATTTGTGGATGCACAGCGCCGTCCGCTGGCTCATTTGCCGTTGCGTGTCAGTGCCCCTTCCAATGGCCACTATCCTCTACAGGTCCAGACGACCATTGATCTTCCATTACAGCAGCAGCTTGAAAAGCTGACGGAAACCAATCATCTAACAGAAGGGGCGGTGGTTGTGCTGGATGCGGGGAACGCCGATGTGCTGGCGATGGTGTCTCGTCCTTTTTATAACCCTGGTCGCGTCGATCCACACCAGACAACAGGTTGGTCTAATCGTGCCCTCAAGGCGGTGACGCCTGGCTCCATTTTTAAGCTTGTTACGGCGGCTGCTGCGCTTGAATCGGGGGTAGTCCAACCGAAGGAGCAATTCCATTGTCATGGGACCTATGGGAAGTATGGTTTGGCTTGCTGGAAAAAAGAAGGCCACGGTACTCTGAACCTGGAGGAGGGGCTGGCCGTATCCTGTAATATTGTGTTCGCTCATCTGGGTGAACGGCTTAGTCCCGCCCAAATTCAGGCGACAGCCTCTGCGCTCGGATTGAGCCGGACCGTCGGCTGGCAGGAGCAGAATATTGCGGGCATAGCGCAGTTTAGTCCGTTGGATCACGAAGAAAAGGGAGCCGTTTTCGGCTCCCATACAGATGCGGCTAATCCGGGTGTACGTGTCCAGACAGCTATCGGTCAGAGAGACGTACTGGTCACGCCCCTCCAAGCCGCCAATCTTATCGTGACATTGCTGCATGATGGTCAGGTACATGCTCCACGGCTAGTGAAGCACATTGGCTACGCAGACGGAGGCACGTTGCTGGATTTGCCAGCCCATGCTTCTCCATCACCCGAAGGAAGCCGTCCAGTTCACGCTTCAACAGCCCGCGCGCTTCGTGAAGCGATGGAGAAGGTTGTAGCCCACGGCACAGGTACATCCTTGCGTGGCAAGTCTTGGCATCTGGCTGGAAAATCGGGCACAGCCCAAGCTCTAAAGGACGGGCAACCCGTGAATCACCAATGGTTTATCGGTTATGGCCCGGTGGAGCATCCTCGTTATGCCGTTGCCGTCTTGGTACAAAATGCGCCACAGCATTCTGCAAATCAGGCAACAACACTGTTCGGTCAAGTAATGGACCTGTTGGCTCAATTTTCCTCGGTTCCACGAGGAGCTACACGATCTTCCTCCTGA